A genomic stretch from Chitinophaga agri includes:
- a CDS encoding alpha/beta hydrolase, whose protein sequence is MTKQSMKNILAAGTIAAASVVNNAEAQTKVLDPAKDPAIEVRTKAFLNALNSGGGKPMEQMTAADARKVLEGAQSSVKVDLSGIDVTEKMITEDGVNVKIFIVRPSGVTTPLPAFMFFHGGGWVLGDFPTHQRFVRDLVVYAGVAAVFVEYSRSPEVKYPVALNETYAATKWIAAHGAEVNIDGTRLAVVGNSAGGNLTAATALMAKDKKGPELKFQLLFWPVTDANFETVSYNQFATSRFLTKNMMIWFWDNYVPKTQRKEIYAAPLQASLQQLKGLPPTLVQTAENDVLRDEGEAYARKLDEAGVPVTLVRIQGMIHDYGLLNPLADVPAVQSALRAAAAELKNALK, encoded by the coding sequence ATGACAAAGCAATCAATGAAGAACATCCTGGCCGCAGGTACGATTGCAGCTGCCAGTGTAGTGAATAATGCAGAGGCACAGACCAAAGTACTCGATCCAGCAAAAGACCCGGCAATAGAAGTACGTACAAAAGCCTTTCTGAATGCGCTGAACAGCGGTGGAGGCAAGCCAATGGAACAAATGACCGCTGCAGATGCCCGCAAAGTACTTGAAGGAGCACAATCATCGGTAAAGGTTGACCTATCAGGAATCGATGTTACAGAAAAGATGATTACGGAAGATGGCGTCAACGTCAAGATCTTTATTGTACGCCCCTCTGGTGTAACAACACCATTACCGGCCTTCATGTTCTTTCATGGCGGAGGATGGGTGCTGGGCGATTTCCCAACCCACCAGCGCTTTGTAAGGGACCTGGTAGTGTATGCTGGTGTAGCCGCAGTATTTGTAGAGTACAGTCGCTCCCCGGAAGTAAAATATCCGGTGGCACTTAACGAAACCTATGCTGCTACCAAATGGATTGCGGCTCACGGTGCCGAAGTAAACATTGACGGTACACGTCTTGCCGTAGTTGGCAACAGCGCAGGAGGCAACCTCACCGCCGCCACGGCACTGATGGCGAAAGACAAGAAAGGACCTGAACTGAAGTTCCAGCTACTCTTCTGGCCGGTGACGGACGCTAACTTTGAAACGGTTTCATACAACCAGTTTGCAACGTCCCGCTTTCTCACTAAAAACATGATGATATGGTTTTGGGATAACTACGTTCCAAAAACACAACGTAAAGAGATCTATGCAGCACCATTACAGGCTAGTCTGCAGCAATTGAAAGGTTTACCCCCTACATTGGTACAAACGGCAGAAAATGACGTACTACGTGATGAAGGAGAAGCATATGCCCGTAAACTGGATGAAGCAGGCGTACCCGTTACGCTTGTCAGAATACAAGGGATGATACATGACTACGGGCTGCTGAACCCATTGGCTGACGTACCGGCAGTACAATCAGCACTAAGAGCCGCTGCGGCAGAACTCAAAAATGCCTTAAAGTAG
- a CDS encoding ATP-binding protein, giving the protein MTTITVEWMRAIETLHGVPDNQLQWFIDNSERREIPAGSFAFNVGEPMTGTHVILSGEIRICQMQNNELRELMIAESGRILGYLPFSRGMTSSVAGEAIGDVIIYTLPMDKIEPMIRHHFELTQALVHIMTNRVRDYTSFIRQGEKMMALGKLSAGLAHELNNPAAAVVRGAHSMKKHLQLQPEFFKKIMEIKMDEAAIDLVKEKMFEILSKHNTHKTPLTLIQRSQMEDDLTDWLDDLDVENSAELAENFVEFGFTIDDLDTFKQKLGAKDVSPVFNWINNNLITEKIVSDIEEASKRIADLVGSVKTFTHMDQGYDKQLTNIHDGLRTTLSILQYKIRKGNIEVTEQYDTSLPPLRALIGELNQVWTNIIDNALDAMEVNKKGKLTIKTERDKDCLKVIITDDGPGIPAHILERIFDPFFTTKDPGKGTGLGLDIVSQIVRQHKGYLKAESKPGETRFIVSLPIQG; this is encoded by the coding sequence ATGACTACTATCACCGTTGAGTGGATGCGCGCTATTGAAACACTTCATGGCGTACCCGATAACCAGCTGCAATGGTTCATTGACAACAGTGAACGCAGAGAGATACCAGCAGGGTCATTCGCTTTTAATGTAGGCGAACCAATGACCGGCACACATGTAATATTATCAGGCGAAATCAGAATATGTCAGATGCAGAATAACGAACTGCGGGAACTGATGATCGCTGAGTCAGGGCGTATCCTTGGCTACCTGCCATTCTCACGCGGAATGACTTCGTCTGTGGCGGGTGAAGCCATTGGTGACGTGATTATATACACCCTGCCCATGGACAAAATAGAGCCCATGATCAGGCATCACTTTGAACTGACGCAGGCGCTTGTACATATCATGACCAATCGTGTACGTGATTACACCTCTTTCATTCGTCAGGGTGAAAAGATGATGGCGTTGGGTAAACTCTCCGCTGGACTGGCACATGAGCTAAATAATCCTGCCGCAGCCGTTGTACGTGGGGCTCATTCTATGAAGAAACACCTGCAGTTACAACCAGAATTCTTTAAAAAGATCATGGAGATAAAAATGGATGAAGCTGCCATTGATCTTGTAAAAGAGAAGATGTTTGAAATATTATCCAAGCATAATACACATAAAACACCACTGACACTCATTCAGCGTTCACAAATGGAAGACGACCTCACGGACTGGCTGGATGACCTGGATGTGGAAAACAGTGCAGAGCTGGCCGAAAATTTTGTAGAATTTGGTTTCACCATTGACGATCTCGATACTTTCAAACAAAAACTGGGAGCGAAAGATGTATCTCCGGTATTCAACTGGATCAACAACAACCTGATCACAGAAAAGATCGTCTCTGATATTGAAGAAGCCTCCAAACGTATCGCTGATCTTGTAGGTTCCGTGAAAACATTCACCCACATGGACCAGGGATATGACAAGCAGCTGACCAACATCCATGATGGCCTGCGCACCACACTATCCATTCTGCAATACAAAATACGCAAAGGGAATATTGAGGTGACTGAACAATACGATACCAGTTTGCCTCCCCTGCGTGCCCTGATCGGAGAATTAAACCAGGTATGGACCAACATCATTGATAATGCCCTTGATGCCATGGAGGTAAACAAAAAAGGTAAACTGACCATCAAAACAGAAAGGGATAAAGATTGTCTTAAAGTCATCATCACAGATGATGGTCCGGGCATACCAGCACACATTTTAGAAAGGATTTTTGACCCGTTCTTTACAACAAAAGATCCTGGCAAGGGAACGGGGTTGGGACTGGACATCGTATCACAGATCGTACGCCAGCACAAAGGATATCTGAAAGCAGAATCCAAACCGGGAGAGACACGTTTTATTGTATCTCTTCCCATCCAGGGATAG
- a CDS encoding FAD-dependent oxidoreductase produces the protein MNQNLPYILCIDDDPQVLRALVRDLKSQYRDQYRIISTTVISEALESLLELKNKGETVAMFISDQRMPEMEGVDFLERAMEYYPDARRVLLTAYSDTDAAIKAINSVQLDYYLVKPWSPPEERLYPVLDDLLGNWQSVYKPDFRGIKVVGYQFSPKSHSVKDFLAGNLIPYQWLDVQNSDEAARLLSLNDLTIKDVPLVFFEDGTYLSNPSIMEIASKVGLNPQVKLDVYDVVIIGAGPAGLAAGVYGASEGLKTLLIERRAPGGQAGTSSRIENYLGFPSGLSGAELTRRAIAQATRLGTELITPQSVKDITQKDGYKKILLEDGTEINTRAVIITTGVDYRQLETKGVPDFTGAGVYYGAAMTEAAACTGMEVYIVGGGNSAGQAAMYLSKFAKNVYIIIRREDLNSTMSAYLIEQIAGVPNITICPKTEIAEARGHDKLGELVLCNIDTKEQKEVRADALYIFIGAKPYTEWIALDIIKDEKGFIKTGGDLHNCEAFKRIWKQDRDPYLLETSCPGIFAAGDVRASAMNRVAAAVGEGSMAISFVHKYLAEVK, from the coding sequence ATGAATCAGAACTTACCTTATATTCTCTGTATTGACGACGATCCACAGGTGTTACGTGCGCTTGTCAGAGATCTCAAAAGTCAATACCGTGATCAATACAGGATCATCAGTACAACCGTTATCAGTGAAGCACTGGAGTCTTTACTGGAATTAAAAAATAAAGGGGAAACAGTCGCCATGTTCATTTCAGATCAGCGTATGCCTGAAATGGAAGGTGTTGATTTCCTGGAAAGAGCGATGGAGTACTATCCGGATGCACGCAGAGTATTGCTGACCGCCTATTCTGATACAGATGCGGCAATAAAAGCGATCAATTCTGTGCAGCTGGACTATTACCTGGTGAAACCATGGAGTCCGCCGGAAGAAAGGCTTTATCCTGTGCTGGATGACCTGCTGGGCAACTGGCAGAGCGTTTATAAACCAGACTTCAGAGGCATCAAGGTGGTAGGCTACCAGTTCTCTCCAAAGTCACACAGTGTAAAAGACTTTCTGGCAGGAAATCTCATCCCCTATCAGTGGCTGGATGTACAGAACTCAGATGAAGCAGCAAGACTGTTATCGCTGAATGATCTTACGATCAAGGACGTGCCACTGGTATTCTTTGAAGATGGCACCTACCTCTCCAATCCTTCTATTATGGAGATTGCCAGCAAAGTAGGTTTAAATCCGCAGGTAAAGCTGGATGTGTATGATGTGGTGATCATCGGCGCGGGCCCTGCAGGGCTGGCGGCAGGCGTTTACGGCGCTTCTGAAGGACTCAAAACACTGCTAATAGAACGACGTGCCCCTGGTGGACAGGCGGGTACAAGTTCCCGTATTGAAAACTATCTTGGGTTCCCCAGTGGGCTGAGTGGCGCGGAACTGACCAGAAGAGCGATTGCGCAGGCGACCCGTCTGGGTACTGAACTGATCACACCACAGTCGGTAAAGGACATTACCCAAAAAGATGGCTATAAAAAGATCCTGCTGGAAGATGGTACGGAAATAAATACCCGTGCAGTCATCATTACAACGGGTGTTGATTACCGTCAGCTTGAGACCAAAGGGGTTCCTGACTTCACCGGCGCAGGTGTGTATTATGGTGCAGCCATGACAGAAGCCGCTGCCTGTACAGGTATGGAGGTGTATATAGTCGGTGGTGGTAACTCTGCAGGACAGGCTGCTATGTATCTTTCCAAATTTGCTAAAAACGTATACATCATTATCCGCCGGGAGGACCTGAACAGTACAATGTCTGCCTACCTGATCGAACAGATTGCCGGCGTACCTAATATTACGATCTGCCCTAAAACGGAGATTGCCGAGGCCAGAGGTCACGACAAATTGGGAGAGCTCGTACTTTGCAATATTGACACGAAAGAACAGAAAGAAGTACGGGCAGATGCACTGTATATCTTTATAGGTGCTAAACCTTACACCGAATGGATAGCACTGGACATCATCAAAGATGAAAAAGGCTTTATAAAAACTGGTGGAGATCTGCATAATTGTGAGGCCTTCAAACGCATCTGGAAACAGGACAGAGATCCTTATCTGCTGGAAACCAGCTGTCCGGGTATCTTTGCAGCAGGAGATGTGCGGGCATCTGCTATGAACAGAGTAGCCGCTGCTGTTGGTGAAGGATCTATGGCGATCAGCTTTGTGCATAAATACCTTGCGGAAGTTAAATAG